GCGGACGCGGCTGAGGTTTGACCATGGAAGGGATACGGCGGTGGCTGCGGCTGGGCGACGTGGAGCGCGATGTGGATGAGGAGATTGCGCAGTATTTCGATGAAATGGTGCGCGACCTGGAGTCAGCCGGAATGGCGGCGGCGGACGCGCGCGAGGAGGCGCGTCGACGTTTCGGCGATGAGCGGGCGTACCGCAGTGAGCTCCTGGCGATCGACCGTCGCACGGAGAAGCGGCTGAGGTGGGCGGCGCGACTGGAAGCTGTCCGAGACACCGGCCGGCACGCGGTGCGCAGCGTGATGCGTGCGCCGGCACTCGCTACAGGTATCGTGCTGGCGTTTGCGCTGGGCATTGGGGCCAACGCGACGATGTACGCCACGGTGGAGAGGCTGCTGCTGAAGCCGCCGCCGCATATCGAGGATCCGGACAACGTACGCCGGCTGGTCGTGCATCGCACCACGGGTCTCGGTACGACGATGCACGCGGCGACGATTACGTTCCCCGACTACCTCGACTTCGTGCGCACGAGTGGTTTTGCGCATGTCGCGGCGCAGTCATCGCGCGACGTGACAGTGGGATCGGGGGAGGCGGCCGAGCGGGTGCGCGGGATATTCGTGACGGCGAACTACTGGCCGCTGCTGGGAGTGAAGCCGACGCTCGGGCGGTTCTTCACACCCGAGGAAGACCGATTCGGAGGTTCGCATGTCGCGGTGATCAGTCACCGCCGGTGGCTGGATCAGTACGGCGGACGCGACGACGTGCTCGGCAGCACGCTGGACTTCGGATATGGACCTTACACCATCATCGGCGTCGCACCGAAGGGATTCACCGGCGTGGATCTGCGGCCGGTCGACTTTTTCGCGCCGTTCATGACGGCTGGCGAGTCGATGGAGGGCACGGACTGGATCGATGAGCGGGGCTGGTACTGGCTCCAGGCGATTGCGCGGGTCGCGCCGGGCGTGAGTGTGACGGCGGCTGAGGCGGAAGCGACAGCGCATCACCGTGCCGGACGTGCGGACTCGGGATCATACGACCGCAATGCGGAGGTAGTCGCCGCGCCGCTGCTTCTCGCCCAGGGTCCGAACGCACCGTCGGAAGTCGCTGTGGCGCGCTGGCTGCTGGGCGTTGCGGTCGTGGTGCTCCTGATCGCGTGCCTGAACGTCGCGAACCTTCTGCTCGCACGCATGATCCGCCAGCGCCGCGAGATCTCCATCCGCCTCGCCCTCGGCATCTCCCGAGCGCGGCTGGTTGCGCAGATCGTGGCGGAGGGCCTCGCGCTCGCACTGGCGGGCGGCGCGGCGGCATTGGTGCTCGCGCACTGGGGCGGGACCTATGTGCAGCGCACACTCCTGCCCGACGTCGACTGGGGCGGCACGATCAGCGGCACCGTGGTTGCCGTAGTGATCGGCCTGTCGGTCGTCGCCGGATCGTTGTCGGCGCTGGTCCCGGCGTGGCAGGCGTCACGGCGCCAGGTGCTGGACGACCTGCGTGCAGCGGGCGGCGGGATCACGCGCTCCACTGCGCGCGTTCGTGCGACGCTGTCGGTGGTGCAGGCCGCGCTCTCCGTCGTACTGCTGATCGGCGCGGGGCTGTTCGTGCGCAGTCTGGACAGCGTGAAGAACGGGGACTTCGGTCTGGATCCGTGGCGTGTCGCGTACGTAACGCCAGGGTTCCACGAGGGAAGCATCGAGCCGGCCGAGCGGCAGACGTACACGGAGCGCGCCCTCGAGCGCGTATCCAGGGTGGGCGGTGTCGAGGCGGCGACGATGATCGCGGGAATTCCCTTCTGGACTGCATTCGGCTACGACCTGTCGGTTCCGGGGCTGGATTCCATACCGCGCACGTCGACGGGCGGCCCGTACGGCAACGTGATCAGCCGTGATTACTTCCGCGTGCTGGACGTCGAAGTCGTACGCGGCCGTGCGTTCGACGATCGGGACACCCGCACGTCCACACCGGCAGTCGTGTTGAGCGAGTCGTTCGCGAAGGCGCTGTGGCCGGATGCCGACCCCATCGGTCGCTGCATTCGTATCGATGGCGAGGATGCCGTGTGTGCCGAGGTGGTGGGAGTGGTGGAGGACGCGAGCCGCGGCAGTCTGATCGAGGAAGTGACGTACCAGTACTACATGCTCTTCGATCAGCAGCTCGTGGCGCGACGGCCGGAAGGCCTCCTGCTGCGCATTGACGGCGACATGGCTCCCGTTCTCGCAACCGTGCAGAATGAGCTGCTGGCGCTCGACGACCGGGTACGCTTCGTCCGGAGCATGCCACTCGAGGAGATGCTCGCACCGGAGATGCGCAAATGGCGCCTCGGCGCCGCCCTGTTCTCGCTGTTCGGACTGCTGGCGCTCGTGGTGGCCGCGATCGGCCTGTACTCGGTGCTCGCGTTCGACGTAGCGCAGCGCGTGCGGGAGATCGGACTGCGGTCCGCACTGGGTGCCACGAGGTCGACGATTGTCCGGCTGGTTGTGTCGCGAGCCTTCGGCATCACGGCTGCAGGCGTCGCCCTGGGTGTGGCAGTCGCGCTCGTCTTCGCGCCGCGCCTCGATGACATGCTGTACGGCATCGAGGCGCGCGATCCGCTGACATTCGCCGGGGTTGCGGTAGTGCTCGGGCTGATCTCCCTCGCCGCGTCGGGACTGCCAGCTCTGCGTGCGGCGCGAGTGGACCCGAACGTCGCACTCAGGGCCGACTGACCGACGACGGACCGCTCTAGCGGGTAGCGTATACCTGCTCGTTGCCCTGCTCGTCGAACGACAGCACGTCGTACTTCGACTTGACCAGGCCTTCCATGCCCGGCGAGCCGAGCGGCATGCCCGGGACGGCGAGTCCCTTCACACCGCGCGGATTCTCCCGGAGGAGCCTGGCGATCAGGTCGGCCGGAACGTGACCCTCGATGGTGTAGCCGCGGACGGTGGCCGTATGGCAGGAGGCGTGTCCGCGTTGCACTCCGAGCTGCGGCTTGAGCGCGGCGAGCTCCTGATCGCTGATGTCGTGAGCGACCACGGCGAAGCCGTTCTGCTCGACATGGTCGACCCACTTGCTGCAGCAGCCGCATGTCGGTGACTTGTAGACGACAAGGGTATCGGCGGGCGGTCCGGCCAGGGCGACGCGCTCGCTGCTCTGCGCATCGCCGCCGCTGCACGCGACGGTGAGCGCTGTCACAGCGGCCGCACAGATTCCCAACAGGCTCCGGCTCATTGAAATCTCCTCGTACGTGTGTCCATGTGCTACACCCGATCGGCCGCGGAGTGCGCGCTGGCGCTGTCTGCGCCGCGCCGCACGGCGTGCCCGGCGTCCGCGGCAGTGGTCAGGAGGCGCACGGGTATGCCGCCATTGCGTGTGGCGAGCACCTCCGCGAGTGGCAGGCCCGTGGCGGCGGCAAGACCGTCATCCGCGGCCAGCAGGGTGACCGTCCACCCCGGCAGGCGCGTGCCGGCGACGCGGCCGAGCGTCGCGTAGAGCGAGCGCAGCTGGCGCCGGTCGCCGACGCGAACGCCGTACGGCGGATTCGTAACGACGTGACCCGTGCCGGCGACGGCCGTGAGATCCTCCAGCGGGGCGCGCATGAAGTCGATATCGCCTGCGACGCCGGCGCGCTCCGCGTTTGACCGCGCTGCGCTGATCGCGCCCGCGTCACGATCCGCCGCGACGATGGCGGCATTGGCCGGGCGCACTCTCCCGCGGGCTGAGCGCACGAGGTCGTCGAACAGTGCGCGGTCAAATCCCGGCCAGTTCTCGAATGCGAACGCGCGCGGCGAGAGGTCGGCGTTTGCGATGCCGGGCGCGATGCGCCGCGCGAGCAGCGCCGCTTCTATGGGAATCGTTCCCGAGCCGCACAGCGGGTCGATCAGCGGTGAGTCGCCGCGCCACCCGCTCGCGAGCAGCAGTGCGGCGGCGATCGTCTCGCGCAGCGGTGCCTTCGCCAGGGCCTGGCGATAACCCCGCTGGTGCAGCAGCGTGCCTGATGAGTCCATGCTGATCGTGCACACATCGCGCATGAAGCGCACGATGATGAGCTGTGCACTGGAGCTGATGACCGCCGCAGCGGGGTCCGTGGCAGCGGCGTGGGTGGCGGCTTTCATGGCAGCCGCGTCGGTTGCAGCAGTGTCCGTGGCATCGGCGTCCGTGGCAGCCGGGTCCGTTGCCACGGCGTCCGTTGCATCGGCGTCCGCGTCATCGTCATCCGCGTTCGTCCCGAGAACCGTCACGCCGGCCTTGTCCGACAGCACGCGCGCGATTCGCTCTGCCACCGCGCCCTCGTGATACAGCTTCGATTTCCGGCACGTCACGCGCAGCACTACCGTGGCACCGGGCCGCAGGAAATCCTGCCACGGCAGCTTCGCCGCATGTCGCTCCAGCTCGGCAAAGCCACGCGCGCGGAATTCCCCGACACGCGCGATCACGCGGCTCGCGGTGCGGATGTGCAGGTTTGCCTGATACATGGATGCGGCCGGGCCGCGCCACGAGACGCCACCCGTCTCAGTCCTGCCGGTTACGCCGATCTGCCCGAGCTCGGCCGCGCACAGCCCGGCCAGGCCGTGCGCCGTTACTGCGAACAGGTCGTACTGCCGCGTCATGTCGCGGTCGCGCCGGGTGAGCGTGCAGGTTCTTGCATCTCTGTAACCTGCAATGTTCCGGCGTGATCCGCACGTCGCCGTCTGGCCGAACCCGCCCGCCCCCGAGTAGTTTGACGGCACCTCACTACATGGAGCCGGCCTGATGCGGAGATTCGGGATCGCAGCATTTGCTGCCGTACTGGTGCCGGGCTGCGATGGCGCGCCGCCCGCGATGGACGAGGACCGCACCGCGGCTGACACGGTGCAGGAGCCAATCACCGACCCGGCGCAGACCGACGCGCATGCTGCTTTCTGGGCGTCACTCCAGGAGCTGTGCGGCACCGCGCACGAGGGGCGCGTCGTGGAAGCGCCTGCGGATGACACCACGTTCGCCGGAAAGGATCTGGTGATGCACGTCCGCTCGTGTACCGACGACGAGATCCGGATTCCGTTCCACGTAGGCGACGATCGTTCGCGCACGTGGGTGCTGACGCGCACCGACGCGGGGCTGCGGCTGAAACACGATCATCGTCACGAGGATGGCACCGAGGACGAGATCACGCAGTATGGGGGTGACTCCGCGCCCGGCGGGTCGGGGCAACGGCAGGAATTCCCGGCCGACGAGCATACATCGTCGCTCATCCCTGCGGCCGCTACCAACGTATGGACAGTGGAGGTCGTACCGGGCAGTGTGTTCGTGTACGCTCTGCGGCGCGAAGGAACGGACCGCCGATTCCGCATCGAGTTCGACCTGTCGACGGAGGTCGCCACGCCGCCGGCGCCGTGGGGCGCCGGGGACTGAACGAGCGTGGCCGGGCGACTGACCTGCGCCCGGCCAGGGAGCACGAGATCCTGTGCTATTGAGGCGGCAGACGCCTCAGGCGCGTTGCCAGATCGCGCAACTCCTCCGCCGCGAGATCGGCACGCAGCGCAATCCAGACCGATGACGACACGTCACGCAGCACGATTTCGTTCCGACCGTCGCGGAGTCGCCTGACCGCAGGCAGCGTGGTCAGTTCGACCCGCTCCGTGGCGGCATCCGCCGTCTGCGCGGCGGGGGCGGCCGTCTGCTCCGGCGCGGCCGCGGCCCGGCTTCGTGCCTCGCGGCGCGGTGAGGCAGTGTTCGTGGCAGCGTCTGGTGTCACGGCGGCCACCTCCATCGCCGCTGCCGGCTCCGATCGCCAGGTGATGAGCTCGACGCGTTTGCCGGACTGTAGTGTCTGACGGAGCCGGACGGTCGTCTCGTCGCCATCACGAGCGAGCGCGATCGACGGCGGAGATGCATCCTCGACATTGTATACCTGATGCTCGATGCGTCGCCGATCCGTCGCCGACGCAGCGGTGAAGGCCATCCGTCCGGACTGCTCACGGGCAAGTGTGGTGTCGAACGCGGCCGGTCGTGCGTTCACCGCCGCCGCCATCTGCTTCAGTGCGGACGCCGATGGCGCCGCGAAGATCGAATCGCTGAGCACGAAAGTCTCGCCTGGCCGGAATGAAAACGCCGACCCTGCCGGCGCGCGTAGCATGGCGTCAGCCGCCGACGTCGCGGCCGGAGTGGCTTCGGCCACCGGTACACGGCCAGTGATGCTGTCAACGCCCGCCAGTCGGCGAGGAGCCGCAAGCGACAGGGCGGGCGGCGGAGCCGGCGCGGGGACAGGATCGGCGGCAAGTTCGGCCCGTCGCGTCGCCTGGCCCGCCTCTCCCGCAGCCGCGCCTGCCGGCGCATCAGCCGCTGCCGTCCGTGCTTCCGCGGCCGAGCCGGTCACTGGATCGACCCGCGCGGTCCGCGATTCCGCAGACGCGGCGGCAGAAACGGTCTGCCGGTCGACTGCATCCCGCGTATCACCCGTCGCCAGCGCTGCCTCCGACCGTTCTGCGCCTGCGTCTGTGGCATCCGTCCGGGCGCTGTTCATGCGCGCATCGCGGCCGTCGTCAATTGCCTCCATCGGCTCTCGCGACGCCTGCTCCGTTTCGGGCTGCGCCAATGATCCCGCCTCCTGCGCCACACCGTCGAACGACGGGCCCGGCGCCCGCCAGGCCGCGCTGCCCCACCAGCCGGCGCCGACCGCGAGCAGGATGCTCGCAGCCCAGCCGAGCGGCATCCAGCGGCCGCGCCGGGCGCGATCTGCGACAGGCACGCCGGCGAACGGCGGAACGTCCACGTCAGGCAGTCGCGCATCGTGCAGAACCATGCCCGCGCTCGCGCGGATTGAGCGCTCCGCCTCGAGGCGGGCGCGGCAGTCCGCACACGTGCGCAGATGCTCCATGACGTCCGCACTGGTCACTCCGCCGGGCAGCTCGCCCGCGTCGCTCAACGCCTCAAGTGCGCCGTCGAGAATGGCGTGCAGTGTTCCTTCATCCACGTGCGACATGCTTCGCCTCCAGCCCGGAATGTGCTTCGACGAGTCGTCGGCGCGCCCGGGCGAGTGTCGTTCCCACCGCTCCGACGGACAGACCCGTCTGCGCGGCGATGTCTGTATAGCTGAGCCCCGCGTCCCACAGCAGCAGGGTCTCGCGATCGCGTTCGGACAACTGCTCGAGGGCCGCGCGCGCTGCCGACTCGCGCGCTTCCCGCTCCATGCCCTCGAGCGGGTCCGGCGCTGTCGCGGCGGTCATCTCGGCCGTGAGCAGCGTCAGGTGACGGCGCCGGCGCACGACCAGACGGGCCTCGTCGTGCGCCAGATTCGCCGCGATCCGGAACACGAGTGCGCGCGGATTGTCGGGTCCGCCATTCGTCGCGCTGCTGTCGAGCGCCCGCGCGAACGCCTCCTGCGCCAGGTCGCGGGCCCGGTCCTCGTCCCACACCTTGCGGTGGAGGTAGCGGACCAGGTCCGGATAGCTGGCGCGGTAGACGGAGGACCAGTCGCTCATCGGAACAGCCGGACGCCGCACAGCCGGACCCCGCACTGCCGGACGCGGCACCCACTCTGCAAAACGGCGCATCCTGTCATGATTTCGCCCATTTCCATTTCCGTAATACCACCCCGCTACCGCCATCGGGTCCGCTCCAGGCGCCATCACAGCTTTCCGCGCGTTATCGCGCCGGGCGCCAATCATGCCCGATGTGTCATTTTGCATAGCGGGTGCCGCGTCCGGCTGCGTCCGGCTGCGTCCGGCTGCGTCCGGCTGCGTCCGGCTGCGTCCGGCTGTCGGCTGCGTCCCGCTACCGTGCAGCGCCGGCTCTGAAGTCCGCAACCAGGCGCCGCAGCTCGGCCTCACTCAGCGACCTCACACCCTTCTCGCCGACCCTCAGGCTCACCACCCGCCCCGCGATCAGCACGCTCTCCACCTCGCGCAGCACCAGCGCCACCTCGGGCAGTGCACGCAGTATCGCGAAGTGGGCATCGGACCAGGCGGCAATCTCGACGACTCTGTGCTTCGCCGTGTGACCGGCATCCTCCCACACACCGGCACGCAGCGTGAACTGCCGGCCGGCAATGCTCCGTCCGGCCCCGTCGGCCGCCTTCGAGTTCACATCCAGCATGGCTGCGGGCGGCAGTGCGAGTCGCTCCGTCGCAAGAGCCTGGGCAGCGTCCATCTGCGCGATGTTCGTCACTTCGCGCGATCGGCGCGCGCCCTCGGCTCGCGCTACGGCAGCCTCGCCCGACACGGCCGCCATGGGCGCAAAGGAGCGGGCCTCAGGACGCGCGGCAGCGAGCACCCCGGGCTCCTGCACCAGGTAGGATGTGTATTCGCTCAACAGGCCATAACGGAGTGCAGTCTCGCGCAGCTCGTCGATCAGCGCCTGGACCTGATCGCGCGTTGCACCATCCGCCTGGGCAGACCGGATGCGACGATCGAGGTCGCCCAGCTTGCGCGACGCCCACAGCCGCGGGATGTACTCGTCGCTGCCGCTGCGGCCGCGGAACTGCACCCGCGTCGCGTAACGTTCGACCCGTCCCTCGCGGCGTCCCGACACCGTCATGTCCGCGGCGCCCGCCTCGCTGTAACGACCGAAGACGACCAGCTCGCCACCGGCGAAGAGGTCCGGAAGACTGCGCGGGTAGATCTCGTCCGTGTCGATGCCGCCGGTCTCGAGCGCCAGGTCGGTAAGCACCGGATGGCGGACCCGGGCCGCAAGCGCGCTCACCGCCTGCTCCACATCCTCGCCCGGCGACACGTACTGCGTGGTCCCGCGCGCCGCCTCACTGAGACGGTCCAGCAGGTAGGTGTTCACATCGAAGCCGACACCGAACGCGAAGACGCGCGCGCGGCCACGAGCCGATTCTGCCATGGCGACGATCCGGTCCGGTTTGGTCTCGCCGTTCGTCGGGAGGCCATCGGTGAGGAAGATCACGATCGGCAGACGGTCGCGCGGCGACGGATCGCTGAAGGCGAACTCGAGCGCATCGTGCATGTTCGTGCCCCCATCCGCACGCAGGTCATCGACCCAGCGGCGCGCGCCCTCGATCTCCGCTCGCGCAGCCCGTGACCATGACTCCTGCCACGGCCGTACGGCGCTGCTGAACGCGGCGATGCGGAACCGATCATCCTCGCCGAGAGATCCGAGCAGCTGCTGCAACGCGCGCTTCGCCTGGTCGATCTTGTCGCCACTCATCGATCCGCTGACGTCCATGACGACAGTCACGTCACGCGGCACGCTCGACTGCGCCACATCGGCCGGGGACAGCGTGAGCATGAAATACCCATCCTCACCCGCCGGCCGGTGCGTGGCGACGGTAAGGCCGACGGGGCGGTCCGCGAAGGGCAGAAACACAGCAAAGTCACCGGCCAGCTCGCCGTCCGGCCGCACCGTCATGCGGCCACGCGCGCGCTCCACGCGCACGGCGTGTGTCGGCGAGAATGCGTCGCGGAAGCGGGATTCATCCTCCACGACGATCGAGAATGTGAGCGGCGCCCCTTCCGGATACGCACGCACGCCGCCGTCACTCGGGCGGTCCTGCGGCATGCCCGGCCACGGCCGCGGCATGGGCACTACGCCGCTGCCGACGTGTCTCGCCCCGGCGGCGTAACGGAACTGGAGTGCGTCGCCGGCACGATCCAGCATCTGCGTGTAGCGCATCGTGATTTTGCGCGTCTGTCCCGCCTCGATGGGGAAAACCCGCGCGCGCAGCATACCCTTGCCGATCAGCTCGATCAGCGCGGGATCCTTCTTTGCACGCACGATCCCCTCATAGATCTCGCGTGCCTGCGCCGCTCCCATCATCTCACCGCGCAGCTCCTGCTCGCCCTGATACAGTGAGTAGCTGCTGAAGACCGCGCCGGCCGGCAGCGGGTACAGGTAGTCACCTTCACCCAGCCCGCCGCCGTTGTTGCGGAACCACTCCTCGACCTCGACCTCCGCCACGCGATCGCTTATCCGCACCGTCACACTGGTGCGCAGCTTCTCGATGCCCCACTGCCCCGGCGCGATGCCGGGCTGCGGCTCGATCCACCCCTGTGGTGCGGCAGCCGCAGGCAGCAGCCAGAGCAGCGTGGCGGTAACGGTCGCCATGAACGGATGGCATGTGCGATGTTCGTATCTGTCTCGCGCTGGCATGACGGTCTCCTTCGTCGGGTTCTGCCTGTATGACGAACGAGGCCGATGGTCTTGCACACCGGGATACGATTAGGGCCCGCCGCGGACTCAACCGCGACGGGCCCTTGCGGGTCCGTGATCCCGACTCGGGTCCTAAGCGCCCCAGGCGCTCGTGAGTCGGCTGATGATGGCGCGGTCCCGATCTTCCGGTGAGGCGTGAGTGCGACGTCGCTGGAGCGATGGATTGTGCGTGAATCCGAAGATCCTGTCGGCGGAGACCGAGTCGCCGAGCTTGAGCAGCGCGTGTGCGATCGCTTCGAGCACACTCTCGCTGTCCGTCTCTTCCGCCATCGCACGCAGCTGGCGCTGCGCTACCGTGGGCCGCTCGAGCCGGAGCGCCGCTTCACCATACTCCTCCACCCGCTGCACCGCTTCGTCGTCCAGCCCGCGCGCGATCGCCAGCCAGGCCAGCGTACAGCGCGCCCGTACGATCTGCGGATTCGCGTGCACCAGCTTGTCGCAGATCGAAGCACTGGCTGCAAACTGCCCGGCGGCGAGATAGAGATCGATCGCGGCATCGAAGTACAGCAGCCCGCGCTCACGCTGCCCGGCCTGATAGCACAGGTCACCGGCGACGTTCATCAGCCGCGCACGGTGATCCGGCGCCATTTCCTGACGCATCTGCGCCGCGAGGTCCTGGAGCGCGTCTTCCAGACTGTGGGTGGTATTGTGCTCGACTTCGGCGATCACTTCATCCCCGCGATGCTGCATTGGCGTCGTCGCCTCATTCATGCGAGGCATGATCAGTTACGTCGGCGGCTCATCATGCGGTCGAGCACCACTTCCCAGCGGCGATCCGGCTGGTCCGGCAGCTTGCGCGCCGCCAGATCCTCACCCGATGCGGCCGCGTACGCGCGCTCCGCACCCCGCTGATCCCCCAGCAGCAGCAGCGCCTCCCCGACAGCCTCAAGCACGTCGGGCGAGTCCGCAACTTCCGCCATCATCCGCAGATGGCCGCGTGCCAGCCGATGGTCATCCTGCGGTACCGCGGCCGTCGCATAGTCCGAGATCCGCTGGCGCGCTTCACCGCTCTGCCCGCGCGCGATCGCCATCCAGGCCAGCGTGCAGCGTGCCCGCACAATGCTCGGCGACAGCCGCACCAGCTTCTGACAGACCGCCGCAACCGACGCATACATACCGAGCGCGAGGTAGATGTCGATGGCCTGGTCGTAATACCAGAGCGCGCGCTCGCGCTGACCCGCATCGAAGCACAGGTCACCGGCGAGATTCAGGATCCGCGCGCGTTCGGTCGGGAACAGGCTGTTCTCCGCCCGCCTTTCCATCCGCGGCAGGATCGCATCGAGATCCGTCGTCGTAAAGCTTGTCATGCCTGACACGCAACGCATGAACGGCGCCGATCGCCGGGAAAATCAGGACGCATTCGCTCAACGGGAATAAATGGCTGCGCCCCAAGGACTTACAGATATTCTGTGCGTGCGCGCGCCGTGGCCTGACAACGATGCACCGGGAAAAAGAGTCACGCACTCCGGAAAACTGTGCGCCACCCATGTCAGCCGGTCGACGGCGGATGATCTTCGTCAGCCGGTTGGGGGCGGATACTCCTCGACGGGAATGCGGAACGACTCATCGAGCGCACCGGCCGTTGCATTGCCCAGCACGCGGTTGGCGACGTACTCCCCGACCACCGGGCCCATCTTGTAGCCCTCGGCATTGCCGGCGCCGGCGATCCATACGTTGTCGTATCCGGGTGCGCGATCGATGATGAAGTTGCGATTGACGCTCAGCTCGTAATGGCAGGCGCGCGTCTCGAGCAGCGGCGCGTCGGAGATGAGCGGGAAGCGCTGCGCCAGGAAATCGCGCGGTCGGGTAAAGTCCTTCGGATCGATCCAGCGCTCGACCGTATCCGGATCTGCATGTGCGCGCCCGCCGGTGCGCACGCGGAAGCCCCGGTTGTCGGGGCCGAGCGCCGGCCAGCCCGTCACGCCCGGGAAGTTGTAGCTGGGCATGTTCGGGAACGTAAAGCGCTGATCGCCGACGGGTGTGCCGAAGTAGTAGACGTGCCCGAGGGGCGTGCGCATGCGGTTGCCGAGCACGTCCGGGAAGACCTTCCATAGCCAGGGCCCGCACGCGAACACGAAATTGCCGCCTGCCAGGGCGCCGCCCGGCGTGAGCCGTATGTCGTCCGCCCGTCCGCCCGTCCGCGAGCCGTGCTCTGCACGCGCCGTGACGAGGGTGCCGCCCTCCTGCCGGAATACCTCCGCCACTGCTTCGCACGCGCGACGCGCGCGCACCACGCCTGCGTCATGCTCGACGAGCGCGACCTCGACATCGCCGAGCTCCATGGCGGGATAACGGTAGCGTGCCTCGTCGCCTGTCAGCACGTCGTGGCGCACGCCGTACTTCTGCCATGTCGCGAGCGTGGTCTCCAGGAATGGCTCCATGGCGGTGCGGCAGATGAGGTCTCCCGTGCGGAAGAACAGCCGCATCCGCATGGCGCGACCATACTCCTCGTCGAAGCTCGTCCAGCGGCGGATCGCCTCGCTCGCCCACCACGTCCACTGCTCCTTCTCGCCATACGCCGTACGCACACCGCGCGTCTCATCTCCCGAGCTCGCGCGCGAGTTGCCCGGACCGTACTGGTCCACCAGCGTCACGACCGCGCCCATGCGCTGCAGGTGCAGCGCGGTCCAGCCGCCCCACGCGCCGGCGCCGATCACCACGACATCCGCTGCGCGCGTCGACACGGCCGGCGCACGGCGCTCCGCTACGAGCGCATCCACCCGCGTCGCCGATGTGCCCAGTGCACCGGCGGCCAGCCCTGCCGTTTTCAGGAACTCACGACGATCGATCACCACGCTCTCCCGTTGACGCGACGCTTGACTCGGCCGAGGCCGGGCCGCTACTAGTTCGACTGCGTCACTACGCCGCCGGATTCACCGGCATGTTCCACGACACGAGGTACAACCGTTGGCCACACCCGACCGCGCCCCGCGCACCGGACATCGTCGACTGCTGTGCATGACCGCTGTCGCTGCAGCGTTTTCACTGTTCGCCGGGCCGACCGCCGGCCAGTCCGCCTCGCCGTCGGACAGCAGTCGCAGCGCCGCGGGCGCCTACACGGCCGCGCAGGCGAAGGCCGGCGAGGCGGTGTTCAGC
The DNA window shown above is from Longimicrobiales bacterium and carries:
- a CDS encoding ADOP family duplicated permease, which encodes MEGIRRWLRLGDVERDVDEEIAQYFDEMVRDLESAGMAAADAREEARRRFGDERAYRSELLAIDRRTEKRLRWAARLEAVRDTGRHAVRSVMRAPALATGIVLAFALGIGANATMYATVERLLLKPPPHIEDPDNVRRLVVHRTTGLGTTMHAATITFPDYLDFVRTSGFAHVAAQSSRDVTVGSGEAAERVRGIFVTANYWPLLGVKPTLGRFFTPEEDRFGGSHVAVISHRRWLDQYGGRDDVLGSTLDFGYGPYTIIGVAPKGFTGVDLRPVDFFAPFMTAGESMEGTDWIDERGWYWLQAIARVAPGVSVTAAEAEATAHHRAGRADSGSYDRNAEVVAAPLLLAQGPNAPSEVAVARWLLGVAVVVLLIACLNVANLLLARMIRQRREISIRLALGISRARLVAQIVAEGLALALAGGAAALVLAHWGGTYVQRTLLPDVDWGGTISGTVVAVVIGLSVVAGSLSALVPAWQASRRQVLDDLRAAGGGITRSTARVRATLSVVQAALSVVLLIGAGLFVRSLDSVKNGDFGLDPWRVAYVTPGFHEGSIEPAERQTYTERALERVSRVGGVEAATMIAGIPFWTAFGYDLSVPGLDSIPRTSTGGPYGNVISRDYFRVLDVEVVRGRAFDDRDTRTSTPAVVLSESFAKALWPDADPIGRCIRIDGEDAVCAEVVGVVEDASRGSLIEEVTYQYYMLFDQQLVARRPEGLLLRIDGDMAPVLATVQNELLALDDRVRFVRSMPLEEMLAPEMRKWRLGAALFSLFGLLALVVAAIGLYSVLAFDVAQRVREIGLRSALGATRSTIVRLVVSRAFGITAAGVALGVAVALVFAPRLDDMLYGIEARDPLTFAGVAVVLGLISLAASGLPALRAARVDPNVALRAD
- a CDS encoding DUF411 domain-containing protein → MSRSLLGICAAAVTALTVACSGGDAQSSERVALAGPPADTLVVYKSPTCGCCSKWVDHVEQNGFAVVAHDISDQELAALKPQLGVQRGHASCHTATVRGYTIEGHVPADLIARLLRENPRGVKGLAVPGMPLGSPGMEGLVKSKYDVLSFDEQGNEQVYATR
- a CDS encoding RNA polymerase sigma factor, with translation MSDWSSVYRASYPDLVRYLHRKVWDEDRARDLAQEAFARALDSSATNGGPDNPRALVFRIAANLAHDEARLVVRRRRHLTLLTAEMTAATAPDPLEGMEREARESAARAALEQLSERDRETLLLWDAGLSYTDIAAQTGLSVGAVGTTLARARRRLVEAHSGLEAKHVARG
- a CDS encoding VIT domain-containing protein, with the protein product MPARDRYEHRTCHPFMATVTATLLWLLPAAAAPQGWIEPQPGIAPGQWGIEKLRTSVTVRISDRVAEVEVEEWFRNNGGGLGEGDYLYPLPAGAVFSSYSLYQGEQELRGEMMGAAQAREIYEGIVRAKKDPALIELIGKGMLRARVFPIEAGQTRKITMRYTQMLDRAGDALQFRYAAGARHVGSGVVPMPRPWPGMPQDRPSDGGVRAYPEGAPLTFSIVVEDESRFRDAFSPTHAVRVERARGRMTVRPDGELAGDFAVFLPFADRPVGLTVATHRPAGEDGYFMLTLSPADVAQSSVPRDVTVVMDVSGSMSGDKIDQAKRALQQLLGSLGEDDRFRIAAFSSAVRPWQESWSRAARAEIEGARRWVDDLRADGGTNMHDALEFAFSDPSPRDRLPIVIFLTDGLPTNGETKPDRIVAMAESARGRARVFAFGVGFDVNTYLLDRLSEAARGTTQYVSPGEDVEQAVSALAARVRHPVLTDLALETGGIDTDEIYPRSLPDLFAGGELVVFGRYSEAGAADMTVSGRREGRVERYATRVQFRGRSGSDEYIPRLWASRKLGDLDRRIRSAQADGATRDQVQALIDELRETALRYGLLSEYTSYLVQEPGVLAAARPEARSFAPMAAVSGEAAVARAEGARRSREVTNIAQMDAAQALATERLALPPAAMLDVNSKAADGAGRSIAGRQFTLRAGVWEDAGHTAKHRVVEIAAWSDAHFAILRALPEVALVLREVESVLIAGRVVSLRVGEKGVRSLSEAELRRLVADFRAGAAR
- a CDS encoding FAD-dependent oxidoreductase, with the translated sequence MIDRREFLKTAGLAAGALGTSATRVDALVAERRAPAVSTRAADVVVIGAGAWGGWTALHLQRMGAVVTLVDQYGPGNSRASSGDETRGVRTAYGEKEQWTWWASEAIRRWTSFDEEYGRAMRMRLFFRTGDLICRTAMEPFLETTLATWQKYGVRHDVLTGDEARYRYPAMELGDVEVALVEHDAGVVRARRACEAVAEVFRQEGGTLVTARAEHGSRTGGRADDIRLTPGGALAGGNFVFACGPWLWKVFPDVLGNRMRTPLGHVYYFGTPVGDQRFTFPNMPSYNFPGVTGWPALGPDNRGFRVRTGGRAHADPDTVERWIDPKDFTRPRDFLAQRFPLISDAPLLETRACHYELSVNRNFIIDRAPGYDNVWIAGAGNAEGYKMGPVVGEYVANRVLGNATAGALDESFRIPVEEYPPPTG